TAAGGGACAGTTAATATATTATAATATTTATTTTAAAATTTACATTTTTTTAAAGTTTATTTTAAATAATTAACAATTAAATGTTATTTGATTTTACAAACCTTTATAAGTAATAAAAAAGATAAGAAAACAGTAAGTTTAATTTTTAGTTAAAAAACTAAAATTTAAAATACTAAAATAAAGCACGAAAATGTAAAATTAACTATTAATCCAAATTATAGTTTAATATAAGGAGGTATTATAATTAAGAAATACATTATAATAGGTATCCTATTTACAACAATGTGTTTAATAGGATGCATATCAGCTACTAATGATACAGGCGTTGATAATTACAAATCAATACCAACTACTAGTGATATTCAGCAACAAGATATAACACCTACTACAAACACTCAAAATGAGATACAAACCACAAATAAAGCAGTAGAATCTAATAAAGATCCAGTAGCTAGCAATGTAAACGAAAATATTAATATAAAAATGGATGTAAATACTCAAACAACAAACACGAACAATACACTAAAATCAAATGCCAAAAAAACAGCTGATTCTAAAACTGTAAAACAAGCAGCACAAAAAGACACTACAAAAGTCAAAGTAACAGACATAACATCATACCCGGGAAAAACAGTACAACTAAAAGCACAAATTACAAGCAGTAAAACTGTAAATTCAGGAACCGTTCTATTTAAGATTAATGGAATAACATATGGACAAACAAGTGTTTCAAATGGAATAGCTACAATGAATTATCATATATCTTCATCATTTAAAAATCCGACATATACCATAACAGCTATATATCAAGGAAATGATAAGTTTTCAGAATCAAGAGCAAATGGAACATTACATCTTAATAATGTAACAAAAACATCAGTAAAAGTTACAAGTATAACATCATATCCAGGAAAAACAGTACAACTAAAAGCACAGATAAACTCTAATAAAGCTGTAAATACAGGAAAAGTTGCATTTAAGATAAATGGAAAAACTATTGGAACTACAAATGTTAAAAATAGTATAGCAACAATAAAATATACTATTCCATCATCATTTAAAAATCCAACATATACCATAACAGCAGTATATGGACAATATGGAGAATTTAAAGAATCAAAAGCAAGTGGAACATTACATCTTAATAATGTAACAAAAACATCAGTTAAAATTACAAGTATAACATCATATCCGGGAGAAACAATAGAACTAAAAGCACAGATAAACTGTGGAAAAACTGTAAATACAGGAAAAGTTGCATTTAAGATAAATGGAAAAACTATTGGAACTACAAATGTTAAAAATAGTGTAGCAACAATAAAATATGCTATTCCATCATCATTTAAAAATTCAAAATATATCCTAACAGCAGTATATGGACAATATGGAGAATTTAAAGAAGCAAGAGCAAATGGAACATTACATCTTAATAATGTAACAAAAACATCAGTAAAAGTTACAAGTATAACATCATATCCAGGAAAAACAGTACAACTAAAAGCACAGATAAACTCTAATAAAGCTGTAAATACAGGAAAAGTTGCATTTAAGATAAATGGAAAAACTATTGGAACTACAAATGTTAAAAATAGTATAGCAACAATAAAATATACTATTCCATCATCATTTAAAAATCCAACATATACCATAACAGCAGTATATGGACAATATGGAGAATTTAAAGAATCAAAAGCAAGTGGAACATTACATCTTAATAATGTAACAAAAACATCAGTTAAAATTACAAGTATAACATCATATCCGGGAGAAACAATAGAACTAAAAGCACAGATAAACTGTGGAAAAACTGTAAATACAGGAAAAGTTGCATTTAAGATAAATGGAAAAACTATTGGAACTACAAATGTTAAAAATAGTGTAGCAACAATAAAATATGCTATTCCATCATCATTTAAAAATTCAAAATATATCCTAACAGCAGTATATGGACAATATGGAGAATTTAAAGAAGCAAGAGCAAATGGAACATTATATCTTGAATCCAGCCAATACAAAGAATATCTTACAGCAACAAAAAGATGTGATGCACATAGTTCATACTTCAAATCAATAGTAAATAGTGTAACATCAAAAATCAGCGGAACATATAATAAAGCTGTAGCATTATTTAACTATGCAAATAATAGACTAAGATACAGTAGTTACTATAATACTAGATATGGATCAACACAAACATGTAAACAAGCATTTGGAAACTGTTGTGATATGGCACATGTTGTAATAGCATTAATGCGTACAGCAGGAATACCAGCAAGATACAATCATGCAACATGTTACTTTAACAGTGGACTTGTAACAGGACACGTATGGGCTGAAGTATATGTAAATGGTAAATGGTATAAATGTGATACAACATCAGCAAAAAACTCTTTTGGAGTAATTAGAAACTGGTATAAATGTGGAACTATTAAAAAATATAAAGCATTACCATTCTAAATATAATTCCAATTTTTATTTTTCTTTCCCCCACTTTTTTTTATTTTATTTAAAACATGAAGTTTATATTTTTTTAAATATATTGTATATGAAAATATTAATTTATATAAATACTTGAATCATCTTCTTTTTCTTTTAAATCTAATTTAATTGTTTTATTAGTCTTTTTTTTAATTTTATTATTTTGATATCTAACTTAAGCCATTAAAAAACGTTTTAATTCATATTAATTTAAATAAAAATTTATTAATTAAAAAATTCATAAAAATTAAATGAAAATTTTTATTTAATTAAAAAAATAATAATTTAATTTTAAAGTAAAATTTAATTAATAAATGAATAAAATTTTTGGAGACTCTAATGCTATGAAATACAAAAATTCTAAATTTTTATTAATAGGATTACTTGTACTTTCAATAATAATAAGCATAAGTGCAATCAACGCAACAGATGATAACACAAGCACAAACATGATAAAACAGCATGACGACATATTCACAATAAATACACAAACAAATAAAGATACAATAACACAACAACAAAACAATATTAAAAGTACAAAAAAAGTAGAAAATAAAAATAATAAAGAAGCAAAAATAAGTAATTCAAAAGAAAATATAACAAAAACAACAAAAAAAGCAACACACACAGTAAATAACTACCAAGAATTATACAATAAAATAGAAGAAATAAAAACAAGTTCAGATAATACAACAATAAACCTAAATCCTGGAAATTATACAATAACAACACAAATCACATGGGGAAGTACAGATCAACAAGCTAAAACCATGACAATAAATGGAAATGGACAAACAATTGATGGAGAAAATATAAAACAATTTATAATAGTAGAAAATGGATACACATTAAATCTACAAAATATAATAATCAAACAATGTTTTACAACAGCATTAGGTGCTGGAATCTACAATAAAGGTAATACCAGTATTATAAATTCAACCTTCACAGAAAATAATGAAACTATAGGAGGGGGGGGGGTAATTTATAATACTGAAACAGGTATTCTTAATATTACAAACTCAACTTTCAGTGGAAATACTGCAACAAGATATTCTGTAATAGAAAATGATGGTGGTTTAACTAACATTACCAATTCAACTTTCACACAAAACGATGTGTATGCTAAGAATACAGAGTACATAAGTGGTGGAATAATAAAAAATGATAATAATGGAACTATAAACATTATAAATTCAAACTTTACAGGAAACAATATAACTAATGATACATCATATCTTGATCCTGCTACAGTAATAAAAAATAATAACGGTACTATAAATATTACAAATTCAATCTTCAACAAAAACAACATAGAACAAGAGGCAAGATTAATATATAGTAGAGAATCAAGTATTACTAATATATTAAATTCAAATTTCACACAAAATAATGTTACTAATATCTATAGTTTAATAAGCTCTACTGGTAATTTTAGTTTAATAAATTCTAACTTTATAGAAAATAATGGACGAATAATAGATAGTGATTATAATGGTAATACTAGTATTATTAATTCAACTTTCACCAAAAATTATGAGGGATATGTAATTCAGAATTACCGCAATAATTTAAGTATTATGAATTCAACTTTCACAGAAAATAATGCAAGTGGTAATTTAATAATTAATAATGCCGGTTCTGTTAATATTGTAAATTCAAACTTCACAAAAAACAATGCAGAATCAACCGATACAGATGGATTAATA
Above is a window of Methanosphaera cuniculi DNA encoding:
- a CDS encoding Ig-like domain repeat protein, which encodes MCLIGCISATNDTGVDNYKSIPTTSDIQQQDITPTTNTQNEIQTTNKAVESNKDPVASNVNENINIKMDVNTQTTNTNNTLKSNAKKTADSKTVKQAAQKDTTKVKVTDITSYPGKTVQLKAQITSSKTVNSGTVLFKINGITYGQTSVSNGIATMNYHISSSFKNPTYTITAIYQGNDKFSESRANGTLHLNNVTKTSVKVTSITSYPGKTVQLKAQINSNKAVNTGKVAFKINGKTIGTTNVKNSIATIKYTIPSSFKNPTYTITAVYGQYGEFKESKASGTLHLNNVTKTSVKITSITSYPGETIELKAQINCGKTVNTGKVAFKINGKTIGTTNVKNSVATIKYAIPSSFKNSKYILTAVYGQYGEFKEARANGTLHLNNVTKTSVKVTSITSYPGKTVQLKAQINSNKAVNTGKVAFKINGKTIGTTNVKNSIATIKYTIPSSFKNPTYTITAVYGQYGEFKESKASGTLHLNNVTKTSVKITSITSYPGETIELKAQINCGKTVNTGKVAFKINGKTIGTTNVKNSVATIKYAIPSSFKNSKYILTAVYGQYGEFKEARANGTLYLESSQYKEYLTATKRCDAHSSYFKSIVNSVTSKISGTYNKAVALFNYANNRLRYSSYYNTRYGSTQTCKQAFGNCCDMAHVVIALMRTAGIPARYNHATCYFNSGLVTGHVWAEVYVNGKWYKCDTTSAKNSFGVIRNWYKCGTIKKYKALPF
- a CDS encoding right-handed parallel beta-helix repeat-containing protein gives rise to the protein MKYKNSKFLLIGLLVLSIIISISAINATDDNTSTNMIKQHDDIFTINTQTNKDTITQQQNNIKSTKKVENKNNKEAKISNSKENITKTTKKATHTVNNYQELYNKIEEIKTSSDNTTINLNPGNYTITTQITWGSTDQQAKTMTINGNGQTIDGENIKQFIIVENGYTLNLQNIIIKQCFTTALGAGIYNKGNTSIINSTFTENNETIGGGGVIYNTETGILNITNSTFSGNTATRYSVIENDGGLTNITNSTFTQNDVYAKNTEYISGGIIKNDNNGTINIINSNFTGNNITNDTSYLDPATVIKNNNGTINITNSIFNKNNIEQEARLIYSRESSITNILNSNFTQNNVTNIYSLISSTGNFSLINSNFIENNGRIIDSDYNGNTSIINSTFTKNYEGYVIQNYRNNLSIMNSTFTENNASGNLIINNAGSVNIVNSNFTKNNAESTDTDGLIYNYKEGTLNITNSTFIENNANSGGVLYNHYNGITTIINSTFNKNNATKGGVITNNFYANISIINSTFNENNATKGGVINNEIYDTVSGTVNITNQTSQKIMQVLQELYIIMEM